One region of Catenuloplanes indicus genomic DNA includes:
- a CDS encoding class I SAM-dependent methyltransferase has protein sequence MSSDYLDINRRNWDERAGLHVSGYRTDRFVDDPAFLSDVVRFDRPRLGDVDGLDAVHLQCHIGTDTISLARLGARMTGLDFSPASLTEARRLAARAGASVEFVESDVYGAVDVLGGARFDLVYTGIGAIGWLPDIRRWAWTVAGLLRPGGRLFIREGHPMMWAIDERIAGARLVVDLPYFETPEPLVWEEDETYVDTGGRKLTNTTTHSWNHGLGEIVSAVLDAGMRITGLVEHDSVPWEALPGKMHQDARGEWRLTERPERLPLTYTLQAVAG, from the coding sequence GTGAGCAGCGACTACCTGGACATCAACCGGCGGAACTGGGACGAGCGCGCGGGCCTGCACGTGAGCGGGTACCGCACGGACCGGTTCGTGGACGACCCGGCGTTCCTGAGCGACGTCGTGCGGTTCGACCGGCCGCGGCTCGGCGACGTCGACGGCCTGGACGCGGTGCACCTGCAGTGCCACATCGGCACCGACACGATCTCGCTGGCCCGGCTCGGCGCGCGGATGACCGGCCTGGACTTCTCCCCCGCGTCGCTGACCGAGGCACGGCGGCTCGCCGCGCGTGCGGGCGCGTCCGTGGAGTTCGTCGAGTCGGACGTCTACGGCGCGGTCGACGTGCTCGGCGGCGCCCGGTTCGACCTGGTCTACACCGGGATCGGGGCGATCGGCTGGCTGCCCGACATCCGGCGCTGGGCGTGGACCGTGGCCGGGCTGCTGCGGCCCGGCGGCCGGCTGTTCATCCGCGAGGGACACCCGATGATGTGGGCGATCGACGAGCGGATCGCGGGTGCACGACTGGTGGTTGATCTGCCCTACTTCGAGACGCCGGAGCCGCTGGTCTGGGAGGAGGACGAGACCTACGTCGACACCGGCGGCCGGAAGCTGACGAACACCACCACGCACAGCTGGAACCACGGCCTCGGCGAGATCGTCAGCGCGGTCCTGGACGCCGGGATGCGGATCACCGGGCTGGTCGAGCACGACTCCGTACCGTGGGAGGCACTTCCCGGGAAGATGCACCAGGACGCGCGGGGCGAGTGGCGGCTCACGGAGCGGCCGGAGCGGCTGCCGCTGACGTACACGCTGCAGGCCGTCGCGGGCTGA
- a CDS encoding ATP-binding protein — MRAAWWRDAPRGSAVRQLIVGFTFLTVFLLAAGVVRWAMIGQLTASARILTESIYPAGAANTRALQALTDAETGIRGYQLTADARFLDAYHRGAADFGPALEEALGHTGDPTLRRLLETERTLGDRWLTEFAAPIAAGPGGPAAVSTAWDAVGKQWSDRFRAAHREAEAWLAGKQAQVVRTIGRLVPVADATTVVLSMVSVAFVLVLAVRVVRGIGMPLTDLTRTLRRLAAAEHGARARVSGPAELREAGLSLNTLAEESDRLRRLQQQQLETRALARAIGGAIGDALETDVILQEVVDRLGVAMHADRVWIRLGGGLPRAAQWHRAGLEPMLLDRAAPGKDLSRPVGVTDEARGVISVELDPRRETTDDDRQLLDLVVEDLNRALHHAALHAQQRAVVAELQALDRHKDEFVSTISHELRTPLTSIQGYLEAIQDDMTAIPPAQQRMLGVVDRNARRLLNLVEDLLTLSQVEAASSELEKRPVRIASVVDLATTSLAPMATAANLSFTVDNRARDAHVAGDPELLERALLHLLSNAIKFTPGPGHVTIRCAVPSSRPDHVEITVSDTGMGIPREDQANLFRRFYRAANASEQAIQGSGLGLAITRSIVEGHGGDITLVSELDQGTHVTISLPVALTPALI; from the coding sequence ATGCGCGCAGCATGGTGGCGTGATGCTCCGCGTGGTTCCGCGGTCCGGCAGCTCATCGTCGGCTTCACCTTCCTGACCGTATTCCTGCTGGCCGCCGGCGTGGTGCGGTGGGCCATGATCGGCCAGCTGACCGCGTCCGCACGCATCCTCACCGAGTCGATCTATCCGGCCGGTGCCGCGAACACCCGTGCGCTGCAGGCGCTGACCGACGCGGAGACCGGCATCCGTGGCTACCAGCTGACCGCGGACGCGCGCTTTCTGGACGCGTACCACCGGGGCGCGGCCGATTTCGGACCCGCGCTGGAGGAGGCGCTCGGCCACACCGGCGACCCGACACTGCGCCGGCTGCTGGAGACCGAACGCACGCTGGGCGACCGCTGGCTCACCGAGTTCGCGGCGCCGATCGCGGCCGGCCCCGGCGGGCCCGCGGCCGTCAGCACGGCCTGGGACGCGGTCGGCAAGCAGTGGAGCGATCGGTTCCGCGCCGCGCACCGCGAGGCCGAGGCGTGGCTGGCCGGCAAGCAGGCCCAGGTGGTCCGCACGATCGGCCGGCTGGTCCCGGTCGCGGACGCCACCACGGTCGTCCTGTCCATGGTCAGCGTCGCGTTCGTGCTGGTACTGGCGGTCCGCGTGGTTCGCGGCATCGGCATGCCGCTGACCGACCTGACCCGCACGCTGCGCCGGTTGGCCGCGGCCGAGCACGGCGCCCGTGCCCGGGTGTCCGGCCCGGCCGAGTTGCGTGAGGCCGGCCTGTCGCTGAACACGCTCGCGGAGGAGAGCGACCGGCTGCGCCGCCTGCAACAGCAGCAGCTGGAGACGCGCGCGCTGGCCCGCGCGATCGGCGGCGCGATCGGCGACGCGCTGGAGACCGACGTGATCCTCCAGGAGGTGGTGGACCGCCTCGGCGTCGCCATGCACGCCGACCGGGTCTGGATCCGTCTCGGCGGCGGCCTGCCCCGCGCGGCGCAGTGGCACCGCGCGGGCCTGGAGCCGATGCTGCTCGACCGGGCCGCGCCCGGCAAGGACCTGAGCCGCCCGGTCGGCGTCACCGACGAGGCGCGCGGCGTGATCAGCGTCGAGCTGGACCCGCGCCGGGAGACCACCGACGACGACCGGCAGCTGCTCGACCTGGTCGTCGAGGACCTCAACCGCGCGCTGCACCACGCCGCGCTCCACGCGCAGCAGCGCGCCGTCGTGGCCGAGCTGCAGGCGCTGGACCGGCACAAGGACGAGTTCGTCTCCACCATCTCGCACGAGCTGCGCACGCCGCTGACCAGCATCCAGGGCTACCTGGAGGCGATCCAGGACGACATGACCGCGATCCCGCCCGCGCAGCAGCGCATGCTCGGCGTCGTCGACCGCAACGCGCGCCGCCTGCTCAACCTGGTCGAGGACCTGCTCACGCTCTCCCAGGTCGAGGCCGCCAGCTCCGAACTGGAGAAGCGCCCGGTCCGCATAGCCAGCGTGGTCGACCTCGCGACCACCTCGCTCGCCCCGATGGCCACCGCCGCGAACCTGTCCTTCACCGTCGACAACCGCGCCCGCGACGCCCACGTGGCCGGCGACCCGGAGCTGCTCGAACGCGCGCTCCTGCACCTGCTCTCCAACGCCATCAAGTTCACCCCGGGCCCCGGCCACGTCACGATCCGCTGCGCCGTACCGAGCTCCCGCCCCGACCACGTCGAGATCACCGTCAGCGACACCGGCATGGGCATCCCGCGCGAGGACCAGGCGAACCTGTTCCGCCGCTTCTACCGCGCCGCGAACGCCAGCGAACAGGCGATCCAGGGCTCCGGCCTCGGTCTCGCCATCACCCGCAGCATCGTCGAGGGGCACGGCGGCGACATCACGCTGGTCTCCGAACTCGACCAGGGCACCCACGTGACGATCAGCCTGCCGGTCGCGCTGACCCCCGCGCTGATCTGA